A window of Methanomassiliicoccus luminyensis B10 genomic DNA:
CAGCCCGATATCCTCCTTGTTGTACGGGAGCAGGGCGGCGATCATCCGCCCGCCGCACTTGGGGCACATGATGCGCGGCGGGGCGTCCTGGGGTTTCATCCTCCACTGCGTCCCGCAGCTCAGGCAGGACATGCTCATCGTCTCGCTCTCCAGCCTCTTCTTCAGGGCCATGAGGATGCTGTGGTCGGCCCTCTGCGGCATTATCAGCTCGCGGGAGTGCTGCAGCCCCGCCCGGCCGATGGGGCTGAGTCCGGTGACCTTGAACTCGATCTCCCCGTTCTCGATCTTCCGCATCGCCTCCACCGTGCCGGGGACATCGAAGTCCTCCCACAGCACGCGTTTGACGGCCTCCTCGAACAGGGGAGTATCTTCGAACGCCTCGGCCAGCTTGGTGAAGTTCACCGAGCGGTAGTCGGCGTCCTTCTCGATGACCCCGAACTTCTTGGCCACGAACACGAACCGGTAGCGCAGATAGCTTGACGATTTCAGCACCAGGCGGATGAGGCTCTCCACCCCTTCTGACTTGATCGAGCGCAGCGTCTCCATGATGAGGTCCGGGCGAACGTCCCGGGGCAGCTCGATCACGATGCGGTACGGATCGGTGTTCACTCCCACCGACTCTCCCAGCCTCGCGGACAGCAGCACCGACATTATCTTCGACACGGTCTCGTTGACCTTGGTCCCGAAGCACATGTTGAGGATGGCTAGCCTCTTCCCCATCTCCAGGGTGACGAGGCTGTCGGAGGGCATGCCCCCCTCGCCCTTCTGCTCGTCCAGGTACTCCCCCAGCTCGTGCTTGGCATCCTTGTCGATCGGGTACTGGGAGAAGTCCCCGGTGCGGCGGAGCGAGCCGACCTCCTGCGCCACCTCGAACGGCACCGGCAGCTCCTCGCCGACCCACGAGGGGATGGAGCCGATGTCGCGGACCTGCTCCACCAGCAGCTCGTCCTCGCCCACCTCCACGATCCTCCACGACTTCCCGTGGGTGATGAAGGTGGCGTACGGCTCGGCGAAGGAGATTACGAACGATTCGTCCAGGGAGCCCACGATGCGCCGCGAGCTTATCTCCCGTATCAGGAAGGTGCGCTCATCGGGGATCATGGACAGGTTGTCGTAGAAGTATTTCATTCCCCGGCTGGTGCGGCGGTACTTGTCCTCGTTGTCGAACACCAGGCCGATCCTCACCAGCTGGTCGAACACCGCCAGGAAGTCGTCCCGCTCCAGGTCGCGGAAGGCGTACGCCCTCTTCACCGTCTGGTAGGCCCACTCCTTCTCCACCTGCCCCACCATGCCCATGGCCACTATCTGATTGGCCAGCACGGCCATGGGGTTGGGCCGGACCCTCAGGTCCTCCAGGTCCCCCTTCATGGCCCTCCTGGCGATGACCATGCTCTCGGCGATCTCGTCGGGGTTCGACGCGACTATGGTCCCCTCGGTCCTCTCTCCGACCGCGTGGCCCGCTCGCCCCATCCTCTGGATCAGCCGGGCCACCTGCCGGGGCGAATTGTACTGGATGGCGTAGTCCACCGATCCGATGTCGATGCCCAGCTCGAGGGAGGAGGTGCATACCAGCCCCTTCAGCTTCTCGCTCTTGAAGTCCTCCTCCATCTCGATGCGGATCTCCTTGGACAGGGAGCCGTGGTGCACCCCTACCTTGAAGTTCTCATCCCACAGGTGGTACCTCGCGGTGATGGCTTCCGCAGTATCGCGGGTGTTCACGAACAGCAGCGTGGAGCGGTGCTTCTCGATGAGATCGCGGCACAGCCGCATGCCCGCGGCGAGGTGCGGGTCGGCCTGCAATCGCCCGGCCAGGTCGCGGTCCTGCTCCGTGACCTCCGGCGCCTGCACCGTTATGTTGAGGTCCTTGGACACCTTGGCCCGCACGGTGACGACGTTCCTCCCGACCCCGCCGAGGTACCTCGCCACCTCGTCCACCGAGCCGACCGTGGCGGAGAGCCCGATCCTCTGGTACTCCCCGGCGATCGCTTCCAGCCTCTCCAGGGCCACGGCCAGCTGCGCCCCCCTCTCGTTGCTGGCGAGCTCGTGTATCTCGTCGATCACCACGAACTTCACCCTGGACAGATGTGTCCTCAGGTTCTTCCCGGTGAACAGCACCTGCACCGTCTCGGGGGTGGTGATCAGGACATCGGGCGG
This region includes:
- a CDS encoding DEAD/DEAH box helicase, translating into MAFELLDPRIQQVLRDKDIHEPTGPQREAIPHILKGENILVVAHTGIGKTEAAMLPILHKLLETPGKGIRCIYITPLRALNRDMLKRMTEFGEALDLDVAVRHGDTPQAERQRQSKNPPDVLITTPETVQVLFTGKNLRTHLSRVKFVVIDEIHELASNERGAQLAVALERLEAIAGEYQRIGLSATVGSVDEVARYLGGVGRNVVTVRAKVSKDLNITVQAPEVTEQDRDLAGRLQADPHLAAGMRLCRDLIEKHRSTLLFVNTRDTAEAITARYHLWDENFKVGVHHGSLSKEIRIEMEEDFKSEKLKGLVCTSSLELGIDIGSVDYAIQYNSPRQVARLIQRMGRAGHAVGERTEGTIVASNPDEIAESMVIARRAMKGDLEDLRVRPNPMAVLANQIVAMGMVGQVEKEWAYQTVKRAYAFRDLERDDFLAVFDQLVRIGLVFDNEDKYRRTSRGMKYFYDNLSMIPDERTFLIREISSRRIVGSLDESFVISFAEPYATFITHGKSWRIVEVGEDELLVEQVRDIGSIPSWVGEELPVPFEVAQEVGSLRRTGDFSQYPIDKDAKHELGEYLDEQKGEGGMPSDSLVTLEMGKRLAILNMCFGTKVNETVSKIMSVLLSARLGESVGVNTDPYRIVIELPRDVRPDLIMETLRSIKSEGVESLIRLVLKSSSYLRYRFVFVAKKFGVIEKDADYRSVNFTKLAEAFEDTPLFEEAVKRVLWEDFDVPGTVEAMRKIENGEIEFKVTGLSPIGRAGLQHSRELIMPQRADHSILMALKKRLESETMSMSCLSCGTQWRMKPQDAPPRIMCPKCGGRMIAALLPYNKEDIGL